From the Primulina tabacum isolate GXHZ01 chromosome 3, ASM2559414v2, whole genome shotgun sequence genome, one window contains:
- the LOC142540579 gene encoding glutaredoxin-C9-like: MQQALPYKDWFAASASSSAGGTRGSSNPPPGVNEYASVSMMVSENAVIVFARKDCCMCHVVKLLLHGHGVNPTVFDVDEANEDDVVNELSRIIGVDGSGNATRPQFPAVFVGGEIFGGLEEVMGAHISGELVPRLREAGALWL, translated from the coding sequence ATGCAACAAGCCCTCCCATACAAAGATTGGTTCGCCGCCTCCGCCTCCTCCTCCGCCGGAGGCACACGAGGCTCTTCCAATCCTCCGCCAGGAGTAAATGAGTACGCCAGCGTGAGTATGATGGTTTCCGAGAATGCGGTGATAGTGTTCGCTAGGAAGGATTGCTGCATGTGCCACGTGGTCAAGCTTTTGCTTCATGGCCATGGAGTCAACCCCACGGTTTTCGACGTTGACGAGGCCAACGAAGACGACGTCGTCAACGAATTGTCAAGGATTATCGGCGTCGATGGATCGGGGAACGCCACCAGGCCGCAGTTCCCGGCGGTTTTTGTCGGCGGAGAAATTTTCGGAGGACTCGAGGAAGTGATGGGTGCTCATATATCCGGCGAATTGGTGCCCAGATTAAGAGAAGCTGGAGCCCTGTGGCTCTGA
- the LOC142540577 gene encoding uncharacterized protein LOC142540577 isoform X1 — MAGIVYLRTNRFEVKLEGITFKAKDFETLCAIDFLFPNGKVWDHPPVVGLDVMRHPRDPSILLVLLCFGVGCVILKFQAGESLPASIQRFLSDKRIHFVGFGIPEKKDLFPFEELGLTRSEVDIGYLAAKILKDSKYKRCELAELARKVLGIKRMVGLTEASSFERHEQIKCAICQLFITSVIAMGLVGANGKKKTDESPSPKKGSFLKNLNLLPLLAEGWFKLPKVKKTTQKAEFKEGCDDMIFQKGEIEDTFSCSCSVIVQPENKDDPFEDYIIDTKTREGDMEDAWFHTNVQSNSADNNFDSIASDKDKCGISSDDSSREISFTSGKPLKSILKLPSSNNLLLNYTNPSSPASPLSISKGQVAAKSVLKRANSKGCNVSFTR; from the coding sequence ATGGCGGGGATAGTGTACTTGAGAACCAACAGGTTTGAAGTTAAACTTGAAGGAATCACCTTTAAAGCAAAAGATTTCGAAACTTTATGTGCAATAGATTTTCTCTTCCCGAATGGAAAAGTATGGGACCATCCTCCAGTTGTTGGCCTGGATGTTATGCGCCATCCTCGTGACCCGTCTATTTTGTTGGTTCTATTGTGTTTTGGTGTTGGTTGTGTGATCCTCAAATTCCAAGCTGGGGAATCGCTGCCGGCTTCGATCCAGAGGTTTCTATCGGACAAGAGAATCCATTTTGTTGGCTTTGGAATTCCTGAAAAGAAAGATTTGTTCCCGTTTGAAGAATTGGGGTTGACGAGAAGCGAAGTGGACATTGGTTACCTAGCTGCAAAAATACTCAAGGATTCCAAGTATAAAAGATGTGAATTGGCTGAGTTGGCTCGTAAAGTTCTTGGAATCAAGAGAATGGTTGGCCTGACTGAGGCGTCATCTTTTGAAAGGCATGAGCAGATCAAGTGCGCTATTTGTCAGTTGTTTATTACCAGTGTCATTGCCATGGGACTAGTGGGTGCCAATGGCAAGAAAAAAACGGACGAGTCTCCTTCTCCCAAGAAAGGCTCGTTCCTGAAGAATTTGAATTTGCTCCCGCTATTGGCTGAAGGATGGTTCAAGCTTCCTAAAGTGAAGAAAACAACCCAAAAGGCTGAATTTAAAGAGGGATGTGATGACATGATCTTTCAAAAAGGAGAAATCGAGGACACTTTTTCCTGTAGCTGTAGTGTTATAGTCCAGCCCGAAAACAAAGATGATCCTTTTGAGGACTATATTATTGATACCAAGACTCGAGAAGGTGATATGGAAGATGCTTGGTTTCACACCAACGTGCAGAGTAATTCAGCAGATAACAATTTTGATTCCATTGCATCTGACAAAGATAAATGTGGAATTTCATCTGATGATTCGAGTAGAGAGATTTCATTTACATCCGGAAAGCCCTTGAAAAGTATCTTGAAGTTGCCGTCGTCGAATAATTTGTTGCTGAACTACACAAATCCATCCTCGCCTGCATCTCCTCTTTCAATCTCAAAAGGCCAGGTGGCTGCCAAAAGTGTGCTAAAAAGAGCCAATTCAAAAGGTTGCAATGTGAGCTTTACGCGTTAA
- the LOC142540577 gene encoding uncharacterized protein LOC142540577 isoform X2 — protein sequence MRHPRDPSILLVLLCFGVGCVILKFQAGESLPASIQRFLSDKRIHFVGFGIPEKKDLFPFEELGLTRSEVDIGYLAAKILKDSKYKRCELAELARKVLGIKRMVGLTEASSFERHEQIKCAICQLFITSVIAMGLVGANGKKKTDESPSPKKGSFLKNLNLLPLLAEGWFKLPKVKKTTQKAEFKEGCDDMIFQKGEIEDTFSCSCSVIVQPENKDDPFEDYIIDTKTREGDMEDAWFHTNVQSNSADNNFDSIASDKDKCGISSDDSSREISFTSGKPLKSILKLPSSNNLLLNYTNPSSPASPLSISKGQVAAKSVLKRANSKGCNVSFTR from the coding sequence ATGCGCCATCCTCGTGACCCGTCTATTTTGTTGGTTCTATTGTGTTTTGGTGTTGGTTGTGTGATCCTCAAATTCCAAGCTGGGGAATCGCTGCCGGCTTCGATCCAGAGGTTTCTATCGGACAAGAGAATCCATTTTGTTGGCTTTGGAATTCCTGAAAAGAAAGATTTGTTCCCGTTTGAAGAATTGGGGTTGACGAGAAGCGAAGTGGACATTGGTTACCTAGCTGCAAAAATACTCAAGGATTCCAAGTATAAAAGATGTGAATTGGCTGAGTTGGCTCGTAAAGTTCTTGGAATCAAGAGAATGGTTGGCCTGACTGAGGCGTCATCTTTTGAAAGGCATGAGCAGATCAAGTGCGCTATTTGTCAGTTGTTTATTACCAGTGTCATTGCCATGGGACTAGTGGGTGCCAATGGCAAGAAAAAAACGGACGAGTCTCCTTCTCCCAAGAAAGGCTCGTTCCTGAAGAATTTGAATTTGCTCCCGCTATTGGCTGAAGGATGGTTCAAGCTTCCTAAAGTGAAGAAAACAACCCAAAAGGCTGAATTTAAAGAGGGATGTGATGACATGATCTTTCAAAAAGGAGAAATCGAGGACACTTTTTCCTGTAGCTGTAGTGTTATAGTCCAGCCCGAAAACAAAGATGATCCTTTTGAGGACTATATTATTGATACCAAGACTCGAGAAGGTGATATGGAAGATGCTTGGTTTCACACCAACGTGCAGAGTAATTCAGCAGATAACAATTTTGATTCCATTGCATCTGACAAAGATAAATGTGGAATTTCATCTGATGATTCGAGTAGAGAGATTTCATTTACATCCGGAAAGCCCTTGAAAAGTATCTTGAAGTTGCCGTCGTCGAATAATTTGTTGCTGAACTACACAAATCCATCCTCGCCTGCATCTCCTCTTTCAATCTCAAAAGGCCAGGTGGCTGCCAAAAGTGTGCTAAAAAGAGCCAATTCAAAAGGTTGCAATGTGAGCTTTACGCGTTAA
- the LOC142538998 gene encoding uncharacterized protein LOC142538998, protein MASSPVEKFSLLLLFALLSYPRTQARDSQLFSKVSPDSITAVPNQEPPLNIDQQQESNYFQTENENGYGLESGQLPRSATGGAESGDHLHRHLPRNYNPVAYVTEPEEYTGNSNTYTENSYNHHLRNYYNNAQKSYDSQQEDEEMSEPEQYRYNNNYQYNRGGTFNSEPQGLRDARLSGRDGAHNSYENYYYNGGEESGFRPQGMSDTRSLENGKYFYDIKTEKYSNNHPYEILNRAGANSDYNERSYYGASENSMGESYQNQYEFQNEGRMP, encoded by the coding sequence ATGGCTTCCTCTCCGGTCGAGAAATTTTCCCTTCTTCTCCTCTTTGCACTCTTATCCTACCCTCGAACTCAGGCGAGAGACAGCCAATTATTCAGCAAAGTCTCCCCCGACAGCATTACCGCTGTTCCCAACCAAGAACCACCTCTGAATATCGATCAACAACAAGAATCAAATTACTTCCAAACGGAAAATGAAAATGGCTACGGCCTTGAGTCCGGGCAACTTCCTCGTTCCGCCACCGGAGGCGCTGAATCCGGAGATCACCTCCACAGGCACCTCCCTAGAAACTACAACCCCGTGGCATATGTCACAGAACCAGAAGAATACACAGGAAACAGCAACACTTACACTGAAAATTCCTACAACCACCACCTTCGAAACTATTACAACAATGCCCAAAAGAGCTACGACAGCCAGCAGGAAGATGAAGAGATGAGTGAACCAGAACAGTACAGATATAACAACAACTATCAATACAACCGTGGAGGGACATTCAACAGTGAACCACAAGGGCTGAGGGACGCCAGGTTATCGGGCCGCGACGGCGCTCATAATAGCTATGAGAACTACTACTACAACGGCGGCGAAGAAAGCGGATTCCGGCCACAAGGAATGAGTGACACAAGATCCCTGGAAAATGGGAAATATTTTTACGATATCAAAACCGAAAAGTACAGCAACAACCACCCGTATGAAATTTTGAACAGGGCTGGAGCTAACAGTGACTACAATGAGAGGAGTTATTATGGTGCCAGCGAAAACTCCATGGGAGAATCATATCAGAACCAGTATGAGTTCCAAAACGAAGGCCGTATGCCTTGA